The Desulfovibrio subterraneus genome has a segment encoding these proteins:
- a CDS encoding KamA family radical SAM protein, producing the protein MNGETDWTQADWTRTDWKKELSNNVTTVDQLKAHAVFSAEDEQELRRVVEVHPINIPRYYLGLINRDDPADPIRRMCFPSTEELVVVGSMGETTTDPYGDDKHDKGNGVLHKYDYTALVVATEYCAMYCRHCFRRRIVGRRSDQVLKDFTGALEYIAGHPEITNVILSGGDPLMLPTPVLRRMLMSLAEIEHLDFVRIGSRVPVTFPVRIFENDLTDLLQEFNNHKPLYVATHFNHAREITPTSAEAIRRIRKCGATINNQAVLLRGVNDTAHDLVDLMNGLLGIGVNPYYLYQCMPVSRVRHHFQIPLKQGIAIVDRARADLNGYGTRFKYIIGHDVGKLEICGMIDGKIVLKQIHARSGHDEQASRLIMQELDDEAGWVTL; encoded by the coding sequence ATGAACGGGGAAACAGACTGGACACAGGCAGACTGGACACGAACAGATTGGAAAAAAGAACTCTCCAACAACGTGACAACCGTTGATCAGCTCAAGGCACATGCCGTCTTCAGTGCGGAAGACGAGCAGGAACTCAGGCGGGTTGTAGAAGTACACCCCATCAATATTCCCAGATACTACCTTGGGCTCATCAACAGGGACGACCCCGCAGACCCCATCCGCAGGATGTGTTTTCCCAGCACTGAAGAGCTGGTCGTGGTCGGCTCCATGGGCGAGACCACAACCGATCCCTACGGTGACGACAAACACGACAAGGGCAACGGCGTGCTGCACAAGTACGATTACACGGCCCTTGTGGTGGCTACGGAATACTGCGCCATGTACTGCCGCCACTGTTTCCGCAGAAGAATAGTGGGCCGCCGCAGCGATCAGGTGCTGAAGGATTTTACCGGCGCACTGGAATATATTGCCGGACACCCCGAAATCACCAACGTCATTCTTTCCGGCGGCGACCCGCTGATGCTGCCGACTCCGGTGCTCAGGCGCATGCTCATGTCGCTGGCGGAAATCGAGCATCTTGATTTCGTGCGCATCGGCTCGCGCGTTCCCGTCACCTTTCCCGTCCGCATTTTCGAAAACGACCTCACCGATCTGTTGCAGGAATTCAACAATCATAAACCCCTGTATGTGGCCACCCACTTTAACCACGCCCGCGAGATAACCCCCACCTCTGCCGAGGCCATACGCCGCATACGGAAATGCGGGGCCACCATAAACAACCAGGCCGTGCTGCTGCGGGGTGTGAACGATACCGCGCACGACCTTGTGGATCTTATGAACGGCCTGCTCGGCATAGGGGTTAATCCCTATTATCTCTACCAGTGCATGCCGGTTTCGCGCGTGCGCCACCATTTTCAGATTCCCCTGAAGCAGGGTATAGCAATCGTGGACAGGGCCAGAGCCGATCTCAACGGCTACGGCACGCGCTTCAAATACATCATAGGGCACGACGTGGGTAAGCTTGAAATCTGCGGCATGATCGACGGCAAGATCGTGCTCAAGCAGATACATGCCCGCTCGGGGCATGATGAACAGGCATCGCGCCTCATCATGCAGGAACTGGATGACGAGGCGGGCTGGGTAACCCTGTAG
- a CDS encoding thioesterase II family protein — protein sequence MAPETTATLFCIPHAGGSAAHYTQLRSFLPDTLRLHPLELPGRGRRHNEPLHTSMSTLCNDLLDAIRPEAEAAPYAIFGHSMGGLLAFLCAMRAAERNMPLPRRLFLSATATPESPRFMPDITGLPCAQPSFEELSPEQLWEHVVEMGGIPQCVASSDEFRSYLMPVLHADFTAVTSWKPQGTIKPIPVPITVFLGEEDFLTKEKAAEWQSLTTVDFSLHLFPGNHFYLQENWAGLADCIKQRLGQR from the coding sequence ATGGCACCAGAAACGACCGCAACATTGTTCTGCATTCCCCACGCCGGAGGAAGTGCAGCCCACTATACACAACTCAGGTCCTTTCTTCCGGACACCCTGCGCCTGCACCCTCTGGAACTTCCCGGCCGCGGACGGCGTCATAACGAGCCCCTGCACACCAGTATGAGCACTCTGTGCAACGATCTGCTCGATGCCATACGGCCTGAAGCCGAAGCCGCCCCCTATGCCATTTTCGGCCACAGCATGGGTGGCCTGCTCGCCTTTCTCTGTGCCATGCGCGCCGCAGAGCGGAACATGCCCCTGCCCAGAAGGCTTTTTCTCTCAGCAACAGCTACGCCCGAAAGCCCCCGGTTCATGCCCGACATCACGGGTCTGCCATGCGCCCAACCGTCGTTTGAAGAACTCTCGCCCGAGCAACTTTGGGAGCATGTGGTAGAAATGGGCGGCATACCGCAGTGTGTGGCCTCTTCCGATGAATTCCGCAGCTACCTCATGCCTGTCCTGCATGCGGATTTCACCGCCGTCACCTCATGGAAGCCGCAGGGAACCATCAAGCCCATCCCCGTACCCATCACCGTATTTCTGGGTGAAGAGGATTTTCTCACCAAGGAAAAGGCTGCCGAATGGCAATCCCTGACCACAGTTGATTTTTCCCTGCACCTCTTTCCGGGTAACCATTTCTATCTGCAGGAAAACTGGGCCGGTCTTGCGGACTGCATAAAGCAGCGACTGGGACAAAGGTAA